Part of the Desulfotomaculum sp. genome, ATCTGCTGATGCGGGTACTGCATAGAGTGAGGCCTTATGAAGCAATCCGTGGCTCGGCGAACGCGCTGTTTGGAAAATGGGTCGAGATCTGCAACGAACATCTCATTCACGCCGATTCGGGCAGCCTTAAGAAGTATATCCACCAAATCGTCAGGGATTTTGACCAGCTGAAAATTAGTAATGAAAAAAAGCCGCGGGTGGGCGTAGTTGGAGAAATTCTGGTCAACCAGCTCAACCGGATTAAATTGATACTCTCCATCGCCTTTAAAAACGCCAACCACTTATCAAAAAAATTCCTGCTCAATCCCAGCAGCCAACCCAGCCAAACAATCACCGGCAGCCTTGTTTAACCTGTCGTTCACGGCTCGCGTCGCCATTCCCAAACGGGCTATGTATTCCTCCGTCAGCTATTCCCCTGTTTTAATTCAATAGAAAAGCCCGCTAATTTGTCGCGGGCAAGGTTTTTTTTCACGCTAAGTACATCTACTGATAATCTTCCGTATTATATTTCATGCCGGCAAGCATTTTTTTGTTGCCAACGTATGTCATTTTAGGTATTTGTTGCATAAGATATATAAACTGCGCAAGGAGGTTTGACAATGAATTATTATCCATATCCAAATATACCTGTAATGCCCGGCGCGCCACAGATGCCGTGCGGTCCTGATCATGAGTTTCAGTTTCAACTGGCTCACGCTTATGTTCCATGGCAGAACATGACCCAGGTTTTCAGCCCGGCTGAAGCTTTAACTCACGGCACACTTTTCCCTGAACTTGTCATGCCTTACATAGGCTAAAAAAAGAGGTGAATCAGATGAATAACAGCCGGGAAAAATCCCAGGAAAACCCCCAGGCTCAAAAAATTGTTCAACCGGCCAAAGCCTGTAATTACAATAATCAACAAGCTATGCTTTTAGAAATTCAGCAGCTTCAATTCACCGCCATTGAATTGAACCTTTACCTGGATACTCACCCCGATGACCAGCAGGCCTTAACTTCATATAGCTCAATTGTACCCCTGCTGAGGCAGCGCATTGTGTCCTACGAACA contains:
- a CDS encoding spore coat associated protein CotJA, whose amino-acid sequence is MNYYPYPNIPVMPGAPQMPCGPDHEFQFQLAHAYVPWQNMTQVFSPAEALTHGTLFPELVMPYIG
- a CDS encoding spore coat protein CotJB, with the translated sequence MLLEIQQLQFTAIELNLYLDTHPDDQQALTSYSSIVPLLRQRIVSYEQLYGPLFHFGLSTSQLSWQWINSPWPWDM